One segment of Haemophilus influenzae DNA contains the following:
- the srmB gene encoding ATP-dependent RNA helicase SrmB: MNLSQFEQFDLSPELLKALEKKGYSRPTAIQMEAIPAAMEARDVLGSAPTGTGKTATFLLPALQHLLDYPRRKPGSPRILVLTPTRELAMQVAEQAEELAQFTHLNIATIIGGVAYQNHGDVCNTNQDLVVATPGRLLQYIKEENFDCRSVEMLIFDEADRMLQMGFGQDAEKIAAETRWRKQTLLFSATLEGELLVDFAERLLNDPVKVDAEPSRRERKKINQWYYHADSNEHKIKLLARFIETEEVTRGIVFIRRREDARELSETLRKRGIRSAYLEGEMAQTQRNNAIDKLKSGIVTVLVATDVAARGIDIDDVTHVMNFDLPYSADTYLHRIGRTARAGKKGTAVSFVEAHDYKLLGKIKRYTEEILKARILEGLEPRTKPPKDGEVKSVSKKQKARIKEKREEKKKTEAKKKVKLRHKDTKNIGKRRKSSNSNI, translated from the coding sequence ATGAATTTATCCCAATTTGAACAATTCGATCTTTCTCCTGAGCTTTTAAAGGCACTTGAGAAAAAAGGTTATTCTCGTCCAACAGCTATTCAAATGGAAGCCATTCCTGCCGCAATGGAAGCGCGTGATGTATTAGGCTCTGCACCAACGGGAACAGGGAAAACGGCTACTTTTTTATTACCTGCGCTACAACATTTATTGGATTATCCACGCCGTAAACCGGGCTCACCGCGTATTTTGGTATTAACGCCAACCCGTGAATTGGCAATGCAAGTGGCAGAACAAGCGGAAGAATTAGCGCAGTTTACCCATTTAAATATTGCGACAATTATAGGTGGCGTGGCGTATCAAAATCACGGTGATGTGTGCAATACCAATCAAGATTTGGTGGTGGCTACGCCTGGCCGTTTATTGCAATACATTAAGGAAGAAAATTTTGATTGCCGTTCCGTTGAAATGCTGATTTTTGACGAAGCCGATAGAATGTTACAAATGGGATTTGGACAAGATGCGGAAAAAATTGCGGCTGAAACCCGTTGGCGGAAACAAACCTTGTTGTTTTCTGCAACCTTAGAAGGAGAGTTATTAGTCGATTTCGCGGAGCGTTTGTTGAATGATCCTGTGAAAGTAGATGCGGAACCAAGCCGTCGAGAGAGAAAAAAAATCAACCAATGGTATTACCATGCAGACAGCAATGAACACAAAATCAAATTGCTCGCGCGTTTTATTGAAACTGAAGAAGTAACCCGTGGAATTGTGTTTATTCGTCGTCGTGAAGATGCACGAGAACTTTCTGAAACATTGCGTAAACGAGGCATTCGTTCTGCGTATTTAGAAGGTGAAATGGCACAAACTCAACGTAATAATGCGATTGATAAATTGAAATCAGGTATTGTGACGGTATTGGTTGCAACAGATGTGGCTGCGCGTGGTATTGATATTGACGATGTAACTCACGTGATGAATTTTGATTTGCCCTATAGTGCGGATACTTATTTGCATCGAATTGGACGTACAGCGCGAGCAGGTAAAAAAGGCACAGCGGTCTCTTTTGTCGAAGCCCATGATTACAAGTTACTAGGTAAAATCAAACGTTATACTGAGGAAATTTTAAAGGCACGCATTTTAGAGGGTTTAGAGCCTCGCACTAAGCCACCAAAAGATGGTGAAGTGAAATCTGTCAGCAAAAAACAAAAGGCACGCATTAAAGAAAAACGTGAAGAAAAGAAAAAAACAGAGGCAAAGAAAAAAGTAAAATTGCGTCATAAGGATACGAAAAATATCGGCAAACGACGCAAGTCAAGCAACAGTAATATTTAA